The following nucleotide sequence is from Candidatus Equadaptatus faecalis.
GAAGAACAAAAAATCTTTGTCTTGCTGCATGGAACGCAGCGGAAGTGCAGCATCCAGCGACGTTACGCAAGTGAAACGAGCGTTAAGGTTTTAATTTGTTCTTCGTTTGTCGTTCTAAGTTCGTCGTTTGTTTTTAACACACGCGCCCCGTAGGGGCTGTGTTTAACATACCCAAAAGCAATTTTGGAAAAACTAAAAACGGCTTGGGAATTTTTCCCAAGCCGTTTGTTTGTTCATACAGCGTATGGCAGGTTATTTTTTGATCAGTTCCGCGTCTATCGGCTGCCAGCCGCCGCCGAGAGCCTTGAAGAGCTGTATCGTCGCGGCGGAGATGCGCCCTTTGTTGATTGCGTACTGTTCGGAGAACGACAAGTATGCTTCCTGCGCGTTGATTACCGTGTCAAAGTTGACAAGTCCCGCGTTGTATTTGTCTTCTGCAATCTGAACCGCCGCCTGAGCCGCGTCCATACCGTCTTTAAGCGAATTGCCCCTGTCTATGCCGTGCACGGAATCGACAAGCGCGTCGCGCACTTCGGCTATTGCTTTGAGAACCGTACTTTCATACGCGTAGAGAGCCTGTTTTTCGGCTTCCGTCTGCACGGTGACGTTGCTTTGCAGTGCGCCCCAGCGGAATATCGGCAGTGTTACCGACGGGCCAAAGCCAAAATTGCGCGCTCCTGCCTTGAACAGGCTGTCGCCGTCAATAGCCTCGGTTCCGATTGAACCTGCAAGGAAGAAACGCGGCCAGAGATTTGCTTTTGCCGCCTGTCTTCTGGCAAATGCCGCTGCGACCTCACGTTCTGCCGCCTGTATGTCAGGACGCTGGCGGAGCATGTTTGCCGGTATGCCGTACAGCAATCCTCCCGAGGCAACAGGGATTTTTTTCCGTTCACTAAGCTCCTGCTCAAGTTCGCCGGGGATTTTTCCGACAAGCACCGCGAGGGCATTCTTGCATTCTTCCACAGTTGTTTTGAGAGGCGGAATGAGCGCCTCAACCTGCTCCATTGTGTATTTTGCCTGCTGAAGCGTAAGCTGGTCGGCAAGTCCTGCCTTCCAGCGCGATTCCTGAAGTTTGTAGGTCGCTTCGCGAAGTTTGTAGTTTTCTTCGGCGACATCGAGGCTGAGCTGCGCCGTGCGGAGCGTTATGTATTCAAGCGCGATTTCCGCGGAGAGCGACACCCACGTGTTGTAGAGCTGGGCGTACTGAGCCTGTACGGCTGCCTTTGAAGCTTTCACTTCAGCCCTGCGCGCTCCGAAAATGTCTATTTCCCACGAGGCGTCAACACCGAGCGAGAAGACGTTCCCCGTCATTCCGCCGCTGCCGCCTTTTTCAGCCTTTCCGTTGGCTGCTTCCGATTTCATTCCGCGCTGATACGTTCCGGTGGCGTCAAGCCACGGAAGCAGGTTTGCCCTGCTTGAGGCAAGCCCCGCGCGCGCCTGCACCACTCTTGAACGCGCCGTGTTAAGGTCGCGGCTGTTTTTGAGCGCGTATTCTATGAGACGCGTCAGCGTTTCGTCGCTGAACGTCGTCCACCAGCTGGCAAGCAGTTCCGGACTCGGCTCCGCCAGTTTAAACTCGCCTGAGTTGAGGTCGGGTATCGGATAATTCTGCGCAAGCTTGAGGAATTCCCCTTCCTTGAGCTGCGGGTCGCCTTTTGCCGCGGTTAAGGCGCATGACGGGGCGGCAAGGAGCAGTACAGCCAGAAGGGCAAGGATTATTTTCTTTTTCATTTTATTTTCCCTCCTCTGCGCTATCCGCTTTTTTCGCGCCGAATACGCGGCGCTTTCCGTAGACTTTCTCGCGCATGGTCTGGAAAAGCACGTACAGTCCCGGTATCAGGAAGATACCGATTATTGTTGCCGCGTTCATTCCGAAGAACATCGTGGAGCCGACGGCTTTACGCGAGCCGGAGCCTGCGCCGGATGCAAAGAGCATCGGAAGAACTCCGAGAACGCAGGTGAACGCCGTCATAAGAACCGAGCGGAAACGTTCACCGGCGGCGGTCGCTGCCGCCTCTATGATTGAAAGTCCGTTCTCTTCACGCTGCTCTTTTGCAAATTCGATAATAAGTATTGCGTTCTTTGCCGCAAGTCCGATAAGGAGCAGTATGCCGAGCTGCGCGTATATGGAGACAGGAAGTCCCATGGCGCGGATTCCGAGTATTGCGCCGAGCATTGCGACCGGCAGTGAGAGTATGACAGGGACAGGAACCGTCCAGCTTTCATACTGTGCTACGAGGAAGAGCAGGGCAAACAGCAGTGAAATTGAAAGTATGAGCGCTATCTGGTTGCCTGCCGTGCGCTCCTGATAGGACATTCCGGAATAGTCTATGCCGTAGCCCGAAGGAAGTTCCTGTGCCAGTTTTTCTATTATCGCCATACCCTGGCCGGTTGAGAAGCCCTGTTTCATTATGACGTTGATGTTTGCCGACGGGTACATGTTGTAGCGTTTGTAGGTACTCGGCGCCAGCACTTTTCTGACGTGTATCAGAGTTTCAAGCGGTATCTGCTGTCCCGTTGCGCTTGAAACGTAGACTCTGCCTATGTCGTCGATTTTTGAGCGGAACTGCGCGTCAGCCTGCACCATAACGCGGTTGACCTGGGAACCGAGGTTGATGTCGTTGATGTAAGCCGAGCCGAAATACATCTGCATTGCGGCGAATATGTTGCTGACGGGAACGTTCATTACTTCTGCTTTTTCGCGGTCTATGTCAACGTAAAGGTGCGGCGTTCCGGCATTGTAGGTACTGAATGCCGCCGCGACTTCCGGCTGCCGGTTGAGCTTCACAATCAGTTCGCCGAGAACCGTCTCAAGTTCTGCAGGGTCGGCTTTCAGCATTGCTTCAAGTCTTACGTCTATACCGCCTATGTCGCCGAGTCCTGAAATTGCCGGCGGAGTGAATACGTTTATTTTTGCGTTAGGAATACGCGCCGTTATGCCGCGTATCTTGCCGACTATGGCGTCCAGGCTCTGGTCTTTTGCGGAACGCTTGCCCCACGGCTTAAGCGGCACGATTACAGACGCAAGGTTTTCGCCGCGTCCGCCTATCATGGACATACCCGTAATAGCCATGGTTGTTTCAACGCCCGGGATATTTCTGATTTCGTCTGCAAGCGCGTTAACCAGCGCTGTGGTATGACCCTTCGCCGTACCTTCAGGCAGCTGGAGAGCAGCAAAAAGAACACCCTGGTCTTCATCCGGAAGGAAAGCTTTCGGCGAGGTTTTATAGACAAGGGCAAAGCTGCCGATTACAAGCGCGACCGCAAGAACGACAAGCAGGCTTCTTTTTGCGATCCACGTAGATTTTTCAACGTACCATGCTGTAGATTTCTTAAGCGCCGAGTTGAACCACGCAAGAGGCCCTTTTTCTGCCGGCTTGATTTCGGTAAGCAGATGGGCGCACATCGCGGGACTCGCCGTAAGAGCGAATACGAGCGAGAACATGACCGAGAAGGATATGGTGACCGCAAACTGGCGGTAAATCTGCCCCGTTATGCCCTGCATGAAAGCGACGGGGACGAATATCGCAAGAAAAACCAAGGTCGTTGCTATCATAGGTCCCGTTATGTCTTTCATAGCCTGAGCCGTGGCTTCCGCAGGCGTGCATTTGTCGCGTTCCATAACGTAGGTAACGCGCTCGACAACGACTATTGCGTCGTCAACGACCGTTCCGATAACGAGGACAAGCCCGAACAGCGTCAGAATGTTTATGGAGTAGCCGAGCGCCGCAAGACCGATGAAGGTGGCAAGCAGCGAAACAGGGATAGCCATAACAGGTACGAGCGTTACCCTCCAGTTCTGCAGGAATATCCAGCAGACAAAAACAACGAGAAGGAAGGTAATAATAAGCGTTGAAAGTATTTCCTTTATCGTTTCTATAACGTACTCCGTAGAGTCGTAGCCGAGACCGAGGCTGATACCGTTCGGCAGATTTTTCTGCAGAGTCTTTATAACTTTCTTTGCGGCGCTCATAACGGTAAGGGCGTTCGAACCGGACGCCTGTGTCATGTCAATAAGCGCCGCGTCTCCGCCGTTGTATTTGTTTTCAAACGTGTAGGATTCGGAGCCAAGCTCAATTTTCGCTATGTCTTTGAGTTTGACAACGCCACCGGCGTTTGTCGCGACTATGATTTTTTCAAAGTCTGAAATTTTTGTAAGACGTCCCTGAGTAAGCAGGTTGTAGGTAAGAACCTGACTTGACAGCATAGGCGCGGCGCCTATCGAACCGAGGGAAGCCTGCGTGTTCTGTCCCTGAATTGCCGCCGCCACCTGCGCGACCGTTATGCCGAGCGAGGTCATGCGTTCAGGGTCAAGCCATACGCGTACGCTGTAACGTCCGCCCCATACGTCAACATCGCCCATACCGGCGACACGCGCGAGAACGTTCTTGACGTTTGAGTGAGCGTAGTCCATCAGTTCAAGGTTCGTGTAAGCGCCGTTCGGAGAGGTTAAGGCAACCATTCCGAGGTCCTGCTCAAACTCGGATTTAACGCTTATGCCCCGCGCCGTAACCTCTGACGGAAGACGGGGGGAAGCCTGCGTAACGCGGTTCTGAACCTTGACAAGCGC
It contains:
- a CDS encoding efflux transporter outer membrane subunit; the protein is MKKKIILALLAVLLLAAPSCALTAAKGDPQLKEGEFLKLAQNYPIPDLNSGEFKLAEPSPELLASWWTTFSDETLTRLIEYALKNSRDLNTARSRVVQARAGLASSRANLLPWLDATGTYQRGMKSEAANGKAEKGGSGGMTGNVFSLGVDASWEIDIFGARRAEVKASKAAVQAQYAQLYNTWVSLSAEIALEYITLRTAQLSLDVAEENYKLREATYKLQESRWKAGLADQLTLQQAKYTMEQVEALIPPLKTTVEECKNALAVLVGKIPGELEQELSERKKIPVASGGLLYGIPANMLRQRPDIQAAEREVAAAFARRQAAKANLWPRFFLAGSIGTEAIDGDSLFKAGARNFGFGPSVTLPIFRWGALQSNVTVQTEAEKQALYAYESTVLKAIAEVRDALVDSVHGIDRGNSLKDGMDAAQAAVQIAEDKYNAGLVNFDTVINAQEAYLSFSEQYAINKGRISAATIQLFKALGGGWQPIDAELIKK
- a CDS encoding efflux RND transporter permease subunit, which codes for MFAKFFIDHPRLSSVVSIVMALAGLICIFNLPVAQYPNVTPPQVRVNANFVGADAETVSKTVGAPLEEEINGVDGMIYMESTSSSNGNYQLYVTFKMGVDPDIALVKVQNRVTQASPRLPSEVTARGISVKSEFEQDLGMVALTSPNGAYTNLELMDYAHSNVKNVLARVAGMGDVDVWGGRYSVRVWLDPERMTSLGITVAQVAAAIQGQNTQASLGSIGAAPMLSSQVLTYNLLTQGRLTKISDFEKIIVATNAGGVVKLKDIAKIELGSESYTFENKYNGGDAALIDMTQASGSNALTVMSAAKKVIKTLQKNLPNGISLGLGYDSTEYVIETIKEILSTLIITFLLVVFVCWIFLQNWRVTLVPVMAIPVSLLATFIGLAALGYSINILTLFGLVLVIGTVVDDAIVVVERVTYVMERDKCTPAEATAQAMKDITGPMIATTLVFLAIFVPVAFMQGITGQIYRQFAVTISFSVMFSLVFALTASPAMCAHLLTEIKPAEKGPLAWFNSALKKSTAWYVEKSTWIAKRSLLVVLAVALVIGSFALVYKTSPKAFLPDEDQGVLFAALQLPEGTAKGHTTALVNALADEIRNIPGVETTMAITGMSMIGGRGENLASVIVPLKPWGKRSAKDQSLDAIVGKIRGITARIPNAKINVFTPPAISGLGDIGGIDVRLEAMLKADPAELETVLGELIVKLNRQPEVAAAFSTYNAGTPHLYVDIDREKAEVMNVPVSNIFAAMQMYFGSAYINDINLGSQVNRVMVQADAQFRSKIDDIGRVYVSSATGQQIPLETLIHVRKVLAPSTYKRYNMYPSANINVIMKQGFSTGQGMAIIEKLAQELPSGYGIDYSGMSYQERTAGNQIALILSISLLFALLFLVAQYESWTVPVPVILSLPVAMLGAILGIRAMGLPVSIYAQLGILLLIGLAAKNAILIIEFAKEQREENGLSIIEAAATAAGERFRSVLMTAFTCVLGVLPMLFASGAGSGSRKAVGSTMFFGMNAATIIGIFLIPGLYVLFQTMREKVYGKRRVFGAKKADSAEEGK